One genomic region from Candidatus Mesenet endosymbiont of Agriotes lineatus encodes:
- the tmk gene encoding dTMP kinase: MFITIEGIDGSGKTTASNFLTEYLQLIYGEEKVILTREPGGTDFAEDIRELLLKNNQIDPIAELLLFTSMRKEHVEKLIRPALKEKKIVICDRFIHSTIAYQGYGYGIDIKVIKELHKIAEIPYPDITFILDVEITVGLRRATHKNKYEEMGIDFYNKVKDGFYDIALSDSNHCHIIKSNSDLSHQQILTIIKEKLEVINHTNL, from the coding sequence ATGTTTATAACTATTGAAGGTATAGATGGGTCGGGAAAAACCACTGCATCTAATTTTCTTACTGAATATTTACAATTAATATATGGAGAGGAAAAAGTAATACTCACTCGGGAGCCGGGAGGGACTGATTTTGCAGAGGATATAAGGGAATTATTACTAAAAAATAATCAGATTGATCCCATTGCTGAACTTCTACTGTTTACATCAATGCGCAAAGAACATGTAGAAAAACTAATACGTCCTGCACTTAAAGAGAAAAAAATTGTCATTTGCGACCGCTTTATCCATTCAACAATTGCTTATCAAGGGTATGGATATGGTATTGATATTAAAGTTATCAAAGAGCTACATAAAATAGCAGAGATTCCATATCCTGATATAACATTCATCCTTGATGTTGAAATAACTGTTGGGCTGCGACGTGCAACCCATAAAAATAAATATGAGGAAATGGGAATAGATTTTTACAATAAAGTAAAAGATGGCTTTTATGATATTGCCCTAAGTGATTCAAACCACTGCCATATTATTAAGTCAAATAGCGATCTAAGTCATCAGCAAATACTAACCATTATCAAAGAGAAATTAGAAGTTATAAACCATACCAACCTCTAA
- a CDS encoding P44/Msp2 family outer membrane protein codes for MLRSIFVLMILFFCSSAYCAENNLKSFYFKGSYFGAYGNNIGDFSGKEEAGNITKKVMSFNSDEELVEGYEPKYTPGFAGGGAIGYQLNTSRLPFMLSLLLPSRIELEGLYSQLNLDDEEYGDKDKAGYVELVRSSSAAAGTNCDSKWKTATSSSCTLQSTTQQVKRWPLPWGGQQQAGFNAVNHTSLNFTGAKAVFKIKDEGFHNRAMLMNVYYALNTNPYIVPYVGGGLGLTKIKFLGKSYYAPAYQLKLGAQYTFTEKAQIFVGLRRFGIFYDEFNNILPTTKIPVGDAGILNNVIINSQFHENYHYNHTTRVASTTATVTHKFSVYGLEVGMVYNF; via the coding sequence GGTGCATATGGTAACAACATTGGAGATTTTTCTGGTAAGGAAGAGGCAGGTAATATAACAAAAAAGGTTATGAGCTTCAATTCAGATGAAGAACTTGTAGAAGGTTATGAGCCTAAATACACACCCGGCTTTGCTGGTGGCGGTGCAATTGGGTATCAGTTAAATACATCACGTTTACCATTTATGCTCTCACTTCTACTACCATCTAGAATAGAGCTTGAAGGTTTATATTCACAGCTTAACTTAGATGACGAGGAATATGGAGATAAAGATAAAGCTGGGTATGTTGAACTTGTCCGCAGCAGTTCAGCTGCAGCCGGAACAAACTGTGATTCAAAGTGGAAAACTGCCACTAGCTCTTCTTGTACACTCCAATCAACAACACAACAGGTAAAACGATGGCCACTTCCTTGGGGAGGGCAACAACAAGCTGGATTTAATGCTGTTAATCACACATCACTTAATTTCACTGGTGCAAAAGCTGTGTTTAAGATAAAGGACGAAGGCTTCCACAATCGAGCTATGCTGATGAATGTTTATTATGCTTTAAATACAAATCCATATATTGTTCCATACGTTGGTGGCGGTTTGGGGCTGACTAAAATTAAATTTTTAGGAAAAAGTTATTATGCTCCTGCCTATCAACTAAAACTTGGTGCACAATATACATTTACTGAGAAAGCTCAAATATTTGTTGGTCTAAGACGCTTTGGTATTTTTTACGATGAATTTAATAATATTTTACCTACAACTAAAATTCCAGTCGGTGATGCGGGAATTTTAAATAATGTGATTATTAATAGCCAGTTCCATGAAAATTACCACTATAATCACACCACACGTGTTGCCTCAACCACTGCAACTGTTACTCACAAGTTTAGTGTTTATGGTTTAGAGGTTGGTATGGTTTATAACTTCTAA